The Euphorbia lathyris chromosome 4, ddEupLath1.1, whole genome shotgun sequence genomic interval tatatatatatatatacataataagcaaactaaaaattccatataAATCAAAAGATATTCTAGTAAACTATAAACTTCAATAAATAAGAAATCTAATGACACTAAAAATCAATTCAAACAAATACTAGCGGATTAAAGCATCTGCCACTTAAACATCTTCCacttttttcattttcataGTAAGTTTCTGACCTATCAATTTGTGCCTCTAGATGGGTTAATTCTACTTTTTGAAATTCAAAACAATCTTATGTGTAGTATATATTTTGGACCAACCTAAAATACCCATTAACAACTTTTCAAGAGATGTCTAAGTCTAACCATTTGTTTCAGAGTAATAGGGCCTCCACCGATGTTGAATAATCATTTCTTTCACATATTGCCCAAGCTCTTCAGCAACACTACGAGACAAATTTTCGAGCCAATTTCTACAAACGGTAAAGATCATTTAAAAATTACAACCAACTATTGAacacaaatatgaaaaaataaaagcaaGAGCAAAGCCCAATTtctaaactatatatataatctaatcataagaacaagaaaagaaagaaaccaGGTACTAGGTGGGAACTAAGGGTCAAAAATGATTCAGGCAGGGTCAGTTTAACCCAAATAGAAGTTTATGTATCAACTCAGTTCTGAAGTTGGCTAAACTTTACAAATTAACCCAAGTTTGACAAACATTTAAGTATTAAAACCGATTGATTTTGGgcgaatttgttattttttgccAACTTCTAGACTGAGTTGATACCTAAAGTTCGATTTGAACTAAACGGACACTGCATGCCAACTCTATGGATcattttgacccttaattcaTTTAGGTGGATAGAGATGCCACCATCACTGCAAAGGAAAGAAAGAGATGTAGTGATtgtttaacaaaagaaatggGTAATGAATTATATAATACTCGGACACATATCAGAATTGGAAAAGGAAACGTATGTCAAGATAGAACATCACTTTTAGACAACAAACATGAGTAAATAGAATAATATTCATCCTTAATAAGTTCATGgatttagcaaacaaatataATAGAAACAACTAGGCCATGCATCTTGTACATTACCTTCCAATAAGTCCTGAGAAAGGCCAATTGTAATCCTAGAAATCACAACTTAATCAGCACATGATTTTTTAGATATAAAAAGATATAACTTTAATACACATAAGTTTCATGAAGCATTGGCTCTGGTACCATCTAAGTTCACATCACTCACCCACTAGATATCCCACCAACAGTAGAAAAACCTCCACTCAAGCATCAACAACGTTCATCACCAAATCAACTTTAGCTGTCCCTGCAAAGAGATATGTTGTGGGAATTAGTTTCCAAATGCAAATCttagaaataacaataaaagcACATTCAACAAAGCATCtccttttaattaattaacaattataCCAGAGAGAAAATCAACATAAAGAGAGTTGGCGAGGAATTAGTTTCCAAATGCAAATTGCAAGgcttagaaataaaaaaattaaaatcatataTTCAGCAAAAAATCTCTTTTTGACCAATTACCATTACCATGGCAGCAACTATAACCCATAAGAAACTCAACCTCAAGTTTTTGATCAATTAAAATTATCCTGGCAGCAACTATCCATTAGCATTATCTCCTATACAAATTCAATTACTAAGACATAAAATTAGTGCAGAATATTCCATGTGAAGTTGACTAATCAAGTAGTATCACCAAGTTTCACCAAATCTAACATTAAAAGCTACTGGATCTGAAAGTTctattctaattaaaaaaatcaaactaGGTGATAGATGAGAAGAACACCAGAAGAACCAAAGGAGCCAGATTGAGTAGAAAACGCCTGAATTGAATTGAGATTGAGTGCATaaacataaaatttaaaaacccaTAACACTAATGGAAACCCAAAACCCAGAAACCTAATCTCTGACATTATTGAACCTGTACTAACCAAAATAGAAAGAAAGGGATGACAAAATGCAACTATATTAAAATGGTAAATATTACAGAATGCATTGCAACCAATCATGTGAAACAGTTGAGATATATAGGCCTCATGGAAGGATAACGGATAACCTCTAGGACTAGGAGATCCTACAAGAGCTGTTTTAGAAGTTACACGGATGAAGACAGTTTCATTGGGCATTCACATATAGAATATGCAATCTGTGACTCTATATGAGTTTCAATATTTGCACATGCCTTGAGGGTGTTAACATGAATTTAAAAGGAGTAGATGCATAAATTGCAAAATATCCAAAAACTAATGCTCAATTGTTTACAAATTTCAACCAATATGGACACTATATGGCTTAGGCTCCATCTTGATCTAAGTTCCAAATGCAGATTGGTGAACCAATTTAGTCTTCTAGTGAATACCCGAGGGGCCATAAATGAAGATATGAAGGCTGTGGAAGAAGCATCCCTGGCACATAAATAAGAGCTAGTAATAATAGAATAGGTTGATAACACAAGACATAGTATCATTAATACTGCAGCATGTTATAGATAAATATCAGAAAATGTACCGTAAAAAAGAATTGAAGAATAAGATAAACCTGAAGAATTTGTTGCCCAAGAAAAAAGTGGTTTTCACCCAATTTTTCTGTGGGGCTCATGGACATGTATATCGTCACATGGTATAAATCAGCTTGAGAACCAGTGCACCACTTCACATTAATAAGAACTGATAAATAACCAAACAATTGTAGCTTAATCTAAGAGACACTATAGAAAACACAAATAATGCATCATAAAACTATGGGTCTTACTTAAATATGGCATCAATTTCCAAAATAACACGGAAAACATTTGATTAATATATAAGATCAACATATAATCTGAAATGGTAAAATAAAGCCAAATTTAAAAGCAGCAACCCAAAATTAGATATGAACCTAAGATAGAAACAAGAAGTCTATCATCTTTGTGCTACAAAATTCCACATCACAAGTAAAAGAAAAACTGAAAAGAGCCATATTTTTGTTAAAACCATCATTCCTCAAGTATAACTCTGCCAAAATTTATCAGGTAGTATGCAAAGAACAATATTCAACTTCAATCGCCCTTTCTCCAGAAGGATCAATCCTCTGTAAGCCTAGCCTAGCACTCCCAACGGTTGGTCGACACAATACAGTATGGCAGTTTCCACACACCACAACAGTTTGCAAGTGATTAAAAACAGTTATTTGTAtcaaaaattataaattcaGTTTCTCGAACTTAGTTCCAAACTAGGACAGCTGACAATTCAAATTTCAAACTATCAAATCTTATTTgattaaatcaataaaataaaattaaagaatggttttaacttaattaaaggACTTACATGGTGAAGCATGATTGGGCCTTCATGTCCTGCACTATAAAcaaatccaaaaaaaattgaaatcaaGCATCGTGTCTTATCAAAATCACAAAACCAGCTAGAGCCAAACATGACGTTTAGAGACTGAAcatgaatatataaataaacaaatacaGAGATAGAGTTTTGACTTGAAAAATGAGTTACCAGACATTTGAGCTTGCCCTTCCTCTTCTCATAGAATTACAGAGTAAATTTAAGAACCAGAGGATGGAGGAGAGGAGGAATAGTGCAGCAGTGCCCGTGTTGGTGGAAATCGGCACGGGTGTTGTGGAGGCCCCGAAAGAATGACAGAGTAAATTTAAGAACTAGAGAATGGAAGAGAGGAGGAATAGTGCAGCGATGCCGTTGTTGGTGGAAATCGACGCTGGTGTTGTGGAGGCAAGAATGAACAAAAACGATAGGGTGGGTATGAACGGCTAGGGTTTACTCTCGCTAAGAGGCAAAGGGGAAACTTTAGGGTTTGGGAATTTAGATTctgaagaaaataaagaatccTAACTATATATACTaacttattttattaattttaatatataactttttcttgtttacttttatttttttaatattatattctCCTACACATAATTCTATAGGTCCATATCAAGAGTTTGACGGTAACATCACCGACACTAAAATTCACCTACTAACAATGTCGGTGATGGGAGCGGGAATAATCCCGCCAATATTCACCTACACATTTCATGATGTATAGGTGAATGCGTAGGAGAATGCAGACACAAAAAATTTGTCGGTGTTCCGTGTGTGATTCCGACCCAAATATTTATGTCGGTTCATTGTGTCGGTGATAtcgttttttcttgtagtgccaGCCCACTACTAATTTAGGCG includes:
- the LOC136225660 gene encoding V-type proton ATPase subunit a1-like isoform X1, which encodes MRRGRASSNVCAGHEGPIMLHHWCTGSQADLYHVTIYMSMSPTEKLGENHFFLGQQILQGCFFHSLHIFIYGPSGTAKVDLVMNVVDA
- the LOC136225660 gene encoding V-type proton ATPase subunit a1-like isoform X2; the encoded protein is MSGHEGPIMLHHWCTGSQADLYHVTIYMSMSPTEKLGENHFFLGQQILQGCFFHSLHIFIYGPSGTAKVDLVMNVVDA